A region from the Anoplolepis gracilipes chromosome 2, ASM4749672v1, whole genome shotgun sequence genome encodes:
- the Phb1 gene encoding prohibitin 1: protein MAVQLFNRLGQLGLGIALAGGVVNSALYNVDGGHRAVIFDRFAGIKNAVIGEGTHFFIPWVQKPIIFDIRSRPRNVPVITGSKDLQNVNITLRILFRPVPDSLPKIYTILGVDYDERVLPSITTEVLKAVVAQFDAGELITQREIVSQKVSEDLTDRAAQFGLILDDISITHLTFGKEFTQAVELKQVAQQDAEKARFLVEKAEQQKRAAVISAEGDAQAASLIAKSLAEAGDGLVELRRIEAAEDIAFNMSKSRQVAYLPSGLNVLLNLPQ, encoded by the exons ATGGCAGTACAATTATTCAATCGATTGGGTCAGCTTGGTCTAGGAATTGCTTTGGCAGGTGGTGTCGTTAACTCTGCATTATACAATG tTGACGGTGGCCATCGAGCAGTTATATTTGACAGATTTGCTGGTATAAAGAATGCCGTGATAGGAGAAGGCACACACTTTTTCATTCCTTGGGTGCAAAAaccaattatttttgatattcgTTCGCGACCGAGGAATGTTCCCGTCATTACTGGAAGCAAGGATTTACAGAATGTAAATATCACTCTTCGTATTCTCTTCAGACCAGTACCCGACTCTTTGCCTAAGATATATACAATCCTGGGTGTGGATTATGATGAAAGAGTACTGCCATCTATTACCACAGAAGTATTAAAAGCTGTTGTCGCACAATTTGATGCTGGTGAATTAATCACGCAAAGAGAAATTGTGTCTCAAAAAGTCAGTGAAGATTTAACAGACAGAGCTGCACAATTTGGCCTTATCCTGGATGATATTTCCATT ACACATTTAACATTCGGCAAAGAGTTTACTCAGGCAGTAGAATTGAAGCAAGTGGCACAACAGGACGCGGAGAAAGCTCGTTTCTTAGTAGAAAAAGCTGAACAACAAAAGAGAGCGGCTGTTATTAGTGCCGAGGGTGACGCACAGGCTGCGAGTTTAATAGCGAAATCTCTGGCCGAGGCGGGAGATGGTCTGGTCGAGCTTAGAAGAATCGAAGCAGCGGAAGACATTGCGTTCAATATGTCCAAATCTCGTCAAGTGGCATATTTGCCATCAGGTCTAAATGTGCTGCTTAATTTGCcgcagtaa